ATCAGGAGTCATTATTTTTTTGTATCTTTGTGATGCTCAAGGTATTCAAACACAAGCTCATCAGTATAAATATCATCTAGTGATTTCCACCTATATCATCGCATATTCTAAGCTACATTAAAATTAAATTTGATGTACATTATAATTAATTCTAATCTAGGTCATCCGTTCAACTTCTAAACTACATTTCATTCATTAATGCTTAGCTTTTATTCAATTGGAAGCTTATTATTAAAGAATATCCATTTTTCCCTAAATTTGCAAAAACAAAAACCATGCATCACTATAAATACATCCCCTTTGGACATTTAGATACAGAAATAAAATTCTCCTTTAGCAGAAGCAGTGGGCCTGGCGGACAAAGTGTAAATAAGCTGAATACTAAGGCCGAACTTCGGTTTTCTATTAGGGAATCAGAATTACTTTTAGAGGAGCATAAACAGATTATTCTGGAGAAACTTTCAAGATTTATCAACCAAGAAGGAGAATTTATTTTAGTTTCACAAGCCAGCAGGAGTCAGTTACAGAACAAGGAAATTGCGATAGAGAAGTTCTACGAGTTGATCAACAAAGTATTGACTCCTCGTAAAAGAAGAGTAAAAACCAGGGCCACCAAAGCCTCAAAGGAAAGGCGCTTACAAGCTAAAAAGCAACAAGGGGAAAAGAAATCTAGACGCAAATGGAATGGCTAAGGAGGAAGTTGGAAGTGGGAAGTGGGAAGTTAGAAGTCAGAAGTTGGAAGTGGGAAACATCTAAACCTGGTGCTTATCTGCTGACAAATAAGATTTTCTCCAACAAAATCCTTATTGAAAGGGAACAAAAACATAGAAAGTAGTTCCTTTGCCTTCTTCAGATTCTAAACGAATTTCCCCACTTAATACTTCCAAATAAGCCTTTACTATGGAAAGCCCTAAACCAGCTCCTTCATACTTACTCGATAAACTTAGATCTGCCTGTACAAATCTATGAAAAACACTTTCTTGCTTGTCTTTGAGAATACCAATTCCAGTGTCTTTCACTTTAAAATAAAATCCATTGGTCTTTTTATCTGCACTAAACTCCACACTTCCGGTTTCGGTAAATTTAATGGCATTTTTAATCAGGTTTGTGATAATGGAATAGAGTTTATCCTCATCCACTCTTATTACAGAGTCCTTATTTTCAAAGCCTTTATTCATGATGAATTTTAAGCCTTTATATTCTGCTTCTAGACCAAACAAGCGATGAATATCATCCATTTGTTCTCCAATATTCACGTTTGCTTGCTGATTATCCACTTGTCCGGCTTCTATTCTGGAGATATCCATAATATCATTGATGGTATTTAATAGTCTTTGACTCGATCTTTCAATCACAGAAGAAAACTCCTTGACCTCCCCTAAACTAATATTCTCATCCATTAAAAGACTCGTAAAACCCATTATGCCATTCATAGGTGTTCTTATTTCGTGGCTCATATTGGCTAAGAAGGAAGATTTCAATCGATCAGACTCCTCCGCTTTTGCTAAAGCTTTTATTAATTGCGCTTCTGTTTCGATTCTATCTGTGATATCTCTATTAATAGAAATACTTGCTGCTACATCTTGAAATTCGATGGGGGTCACAATCATCTCTGTCCAATATTCACTACCATTCTTTCTTCTTTTCTTTTCAATGGTCTTAATGGTATTCCCTTTTAACAGGGATATTTCCATATCTTGCACATTATAATCACAACTACCATCCACATATATATCTTGAGAAATATTCATACTTAAAAGCTCATCGCGAGAATAACCTGTTTGCTGAGATGCTGCCGAATTTGCTTCTAGTATCTGACCACCATGGTTTCCTCCAACCCTGGTCACAAAAATAGCATCTCCCAAATCTTCGAATAACCTTTTAAACCTAGTTTCACTTCTTGCATGCTTCTCTTGTATGTTTTTTCTATTAATGGAGATACTTATTTGTTCGGCAATGAAAGAGAACATTTCCTCATCGGACTTATTAAAAGCATTTTCATTTGTATAACTCTGAACTGCAATAGCTCCTATAGCTTTTCCTTCCACTACCAATGGTGAGCCCAACCAGATTTTGGAAACAGAACCCATATCATTGATAAATCCCTCTTCTTTCAATTTCTGATTCAATACCGCATCAACCATTAAGGTTTGATTGG
This region of Lentimicrobium sp. L6 genomic DNA includes:
- the arfB gene encoding alternative ribosome rescue aminoacyl-tRNA hydrolase ArfB; this encodes MHHYKYIPFGHLDTEIKFSFSRSSGPGGQSVNKLNTKAELRFSIRESELLLEEHKQIILEKLSRFINQEGEFILVSQASRSQLQNKEIAIEKFYELINKVLTPRKRRVKTRATKASKERRLQAKKQQGEKKSRRKWNG
- a CDS encoding PAS domain S-box protein, whose translation is WKMVKSGKEWHGEFHNKKKNGELFWEKATVSPIIDENGHIINFLKVAEDITEKKKYEKVQKVLFNISNAANLNNNLAEFIGIIHKELEKIIDTTNFYVALYDEEKDYFTFPFYSDEQDQFHKVPAAKTLTKYIIKTNQTLMVDAVLNQKLKEEGFINDMGSVSKIWLGSPLVVEGKAIGAIAVQSYTNENAFNKSDEEMFSFIAEQISISINRKNIQEKHARSETRFKRLFEDLGDAIFVTRVGGNHGGQILEANSAASQQTGYSRDELLSMNISQDIYVDGSCDYNVQDMEISLLKGNTIKTIEKKRRKNGSEYWTEMIVTPIEFQDVAASISINRDITDRIETEAQLIKALAKAEESDRLKSSFLANMSHEIRTPMNGIMGFTSLLMDENISLGEVKEFSSVIERSSQRLLNTINDIMDISRIEAGQVDNQQANVNIGEQMDDIHRLFGLEAEYKGLKFIMNKGFENKDSVIRVDEDKLYSIITNLIKNAIKFTETGSVEFSADKKTNGFYFKVKDTGIGILKDKQESVFHRFVQADLSLSSKYEGAGLGLSIVKAYLEVLSGEIRLESEEGKGTTFYVFVPFQ